The Ralstonia pickettii genome has a segment encoding these proteins:
- a CDS encoding AbrB/MazE/SpoVT family DNA-binding domain-containing protein yields MRATIRRMGNSQGVLIPKPILAQLGLEDEVDMSVEDDALVIRKPQKKAREGWAEASQAVAAAGDDALVMGEFPNADDAELVW; encoded by the coding sequence ATGAGAGCGACGATACGCAGGATGGGCAATTCGCAAGGGGTGCTGATCCCCAAGCCGATCCTGGCCCAACTTGGTTTGGAGGATGAAGTGGACATGTCTGTCGAGGACGACGCGCTGGTGATTCGCAAACCGCAGAAGAAGGCTCGCGAGGGCTGGGCCGAGGCCAGCCAAGCGGTGGCGGCGGCCGGCGACGATGCGCTGGTGATGGGTGAGTTCCCCAACGCTGACGACGCGGAGCTGGTGTGGTAG
- a CDS encoding type II toxin-antitoxin system PemK/MazF family toxin: MVARGEIWLVALDPTKGSEIQKTRPCVVVSPPEMHDHLRTVIVAPMTTKGRSAPFRVPITFMKKSGLILLDQIRAVDKVRLVKKEGVVVDKTLMSVLNTLQEVFAE; encoded by the coding sequence GTGGTAGCGCGCGGTGAGATTTGGCTGGTCGCCCTGGACCCGACGAAAGGCAGTGAGATTCAGAAGACGCGGCCGTGCGTGGTCGTCTCGCCGCCCGAAATGCACGACCATCTGCGCACGGTGATCGTCGCGCCGATGACGACGAAGGGTCGGTCAGCGCCGTTCCGCGTGCCTATCACGTTCATGAAGAAGAGCGGGCTGATTTTGCTGGACCAGATTCGCGCGGTGGACAAGGTGCGCCTGGTCAAGAAAGAGGGCGTAGTGGTCGATAAGACCTTGATGAGCGTCTTGAATACGTTGCAGGAAGTTTTTGCCGAGTAG